The following DNA comes from Chrysiogenia bacterium.
CGAGCCGATCGAGGTTGGGCGTGGCGCCGAGCGTCGAGCCGTAGGCCCCGAGCGTGTCGGCACGTTGCTGGTCGGTGGTGATGAGCAGGACGTTCATGGCGCATGCCTTTCGTCCCGGCATGATATGACAGTTGCAGGCAGGCTGCAATTTTTAGATACCAGCCGCGTTGATGCTGACTTTCTCTGCGCGGGCGGCGCGCCATTCGCGCTCAAGCACACCGCGCTCTTTCTCGTCCTGGGCGTCCTGCCAGGGAAGCGGCCCCTCGCCCCTCTCTTCAAAGACGCGCGCGTCGATCTCGCTCTTCAACTGCTTGACCGCCCGGCGCAGACTCTCGCCCTCCCAGAGCAGGTCGTGGAGTTTGATGAGCAGCGGCGCGTCTTCCTCGCGAAGGCGCGAGAGAAAGGTTTCAAGATAGGCGTTGCGCACCGGCTCGATGCGCAGCGTGGTGTTGGGATCGCGGCGCAGCGCCGATTCAAGGTGTTTGAAACGCTTTTCGAGGACTTTGGGATCGCAGAACGGCGCGCGCTCAAGCGGCGTGCCGGGCTTGGGTACAAAGGGCCCGGTCGAGAGGATGATACTGCCGGGCCGCGCGCCCCTGGCACGTGCGGTCTCCACCATCACCTCGCGGCAGCGCCGCGTGAGCGAGACGAGCGCGTCCATGTCGGCGTCGGTCTCGCTGGGAAGGCCGATCATCGAGTAGAGCTTCACGTTGTAGAGGCCCGCATCCACGGCGACGCGCACCGAGTGGAGGACTTCCTCGTCCGAGTAGTTCTTCTTGATCACCGCGCGAAGGCGTTCCGAGCCGGTCTCGGGCGCAACGGTGATGGTGCGCTGCCCGCACTTGGCGAGCAGTTCCAGAAGCTCGGGATCGATCTTCTTGAGCCGCAGGCTTGAGAGCGAGAAACGCGCGCCGCGTTCTTCAACGATGTAACGCGCCAGCGGCACGATCCAGCGATACTCGGTGAGCGCCCCGCCGATGAGCCCGAAGGACGGAGGTTCCTCCCCGCCGAACGCGGTGATGCCTTCATCGACCACGCGCTGCATGGTCTCCAGGCTGTGACGGCGCGAGCTGCCGTAGGCATAGCCGGCCGCGCAGAAGCGGCAACTGAACGGGCAGCCGCGCTCGAGTTCCACCAGCACGCGGTTTGGGAATTCCGAGTGAGGCGTGAGAATCTCGCTCCAGGCGGGATTCCCTTCAAAATCTTCGTAGCGCTGGGCCGCCGCGCAGCGCTCATCCCCGCGGCCGGGCACCAGCCACCCGCGCTCGGGTTTGAGGCCCGCCAGGAATTCGGCCCTGGAGATCTC
Coding sequences within:
- a CDS encoding radical SAM protein; the encoded protein is MHVLVHDSDEQGVEEHSSDVPEPGQQRDFFALRGLYSRAMSLRQTYAAFRAAERKRDASLPGSPEGRARVALCYPNRYSVGMSNLGYQAVWSQLARHPRVHCDRVFLPEEADLAELRAGRGELLTLEAEWPAAHGSLVAFGVSFESDYLNVLTMIRLMGLAREREQRTDADPVLIAGGIGPTLNPYGLTRFFDALFMGEFETVTEEFAEASHALAMGEISRAEFLAGLKPERGWLVPGRGDERCAAAQRYEDFEGNPAWSEILTPHSEFPNRVLVELERGCPFSCRFCAAGYAYGSSRRHSLETMQRVVDEGITAFGGEEPPSFGLIGGALTEYRWIVPLARYIVEERGARFSLSSLRLKKIDPELLELLAKCGQRTITVAPETGSERLRAVIKKNYSDEEVLHSVRVAVDAGLYNVKLYSMIGLPSETDADMDALVSLTRRCREVMVETARARGARPGSIILSTGPFVPKPGTPLERAPFCDPKVLEKRFKHLESALRRDPNTTLRIEPVRNAYLETFLSRLREEDAPLLIKLHDLLWEGESLRRAVKQLKSEIDARVFEERGEGPLPWQDAQDEKERGVLEREWRAARAEKVSINAAGI